Proteins encoded by one window of Streptococcus suis S735:
- the proB gene encoding glutamate 5-kinase: protein MTEKTIVFKVGTSSLTQENGSLDRIKIARITNQLAQLHQKGYQIVLVTSGSIAAGFRRLGFDKRPTKIAEKQASAAVGQGLLIEEYTQNLMKDGIVSAQILLTQDDFADARRYQNASQALQVLLKQRAIPIINENDTIAIEEIKVGDNDTLSAQVASLLKADLLVLLTDVDGLYTANPNSDPTAQHLPQIKEITEDLFAMAAGAGSSNGTGGMTTKLQAAQIATKSGVPVFICSSKEDTALLQAVTQANRGTLFLADDHAMNQRKQWMAFYARTDAAVEVDAGAVDAMLHQGRSLLATGVKALEGDFEVGQVVEVYSQADHRLIGKGRVKLSSKDLQDQLANGRAEGVLIHRNDWVSL from the coding sequence ATGACAGAAAAAACAATTGTATTTAAGGTCGGGACAAGTTCTCTGACGCAAGAAAATGGCAGTCTGGACCGTATCAAGATCGCTCGGATTACCAATCAGCTGGCTCAGTTGCACCAGAAAGGTTACCAGATTGTGCTGGTGACGTCGGGCTCGATTGCTGCTGGTTTTCGGAGATTGGGATTTGACAAGCGACCGACCAAGATTGCGGAGAAGCAGGCTTCTGCGGCCGTTGGACAAGGTTTGCTGATTGAGGAATATACGCAAAATCTAATGAAGGACGGCATCGTATCGGCTCAGATTTTACTGACCCAGGATGATTTTGCGGATGCCAGACGTTATCAGAATGCCTCTCAAGCCTTGCAGGTCTTGCTCAAGCAACGGGCTATTCCTATTATAAATGAAAATGATACCATTGCCATTGAGGAGATTAAGGTGGGGGATAACGATACTTTATCTGCTCAGGTGGCTTCTCTCTTGAAAGCAGACCTATTGGTGCTCTTGACGGATGTGGATGGACTTTACACTGCCAATCCTAACAGCGATCCGACTGCCCAGCACTTGCCTCAAATTAAGGAGATTACGGAAGATTTATTTGCCATGGCAGCAGGAGCAGGCTCGTCCAATGGAACAGGTGGCATGACCACCAAATTGCAGGCGGCCCAGATTGCGACCAAGTCAGGCGTGCCCGTCTTTATCTGCTCTTCAAAAGAGGATACCGCCCTCTTGCAGGCGGTCACCCAAGCCAATCGTGGAACGCTCTTTTTAGCAGATGACCATGCCATGAACCAACGCAAGCAGTGGATGGCCTTCTATGCTCGGACAGACGCGGCGGTTGAAGTGGATGCAGGAGCGGTTGATGCTATGTTGCACCAGGGCCGCAGTTTGTTAGCTACTGGTGTCAAAGCCCTCGAAGGAGACTTTGAAGTGGGCCAGGTCGTAGAAGTTTACAGCCAAGCAGACCATCGTTTGATTGGTAAAGGTCGGGTCAAACTGTCCTCCAAGGACTTGCAGGACCAGTTGGCAAATGGCAGAGCAGAGGGCGTGTTGATTCACCGCAACGATTGGGTGAGCTTATAG